The window TTTCGTATCGGCGTTCTGTGTATAGACCGGCTTGCCCGTTCGGGCGTCCATCACATAGGCGGCAAAGGGTGCTGCAGTTGCGATGGCCGGTGTCAGAACCGCCAATGATATGAGTGCCCAGGCACGGGCGAATCGTGTGATGCGGGTCACTGTCTAGATCTCTTCTGCCTCGGGAGCGTATCTTTATTCGCACGCTCTTCATTAATATTATGACAATAGCACGCAAGAATCGTGCTGGGAACCTGACATTTGAACAAAAAAAATCCAACCGGATGGGTTGGCGCCGGGCGAAGGGCAGGCGGGGGGCTTTCTTCGGCGACGATTACGCCTATATTGTGGCACTCAACCACCAGCGCCGCGCGACATTGCGCCAGACTTAGAGGCCTTGATGACGCATTGGATGTCCGAGCCACCGGACCACAAGGATCAGACCGATATTGCAGTCAAGCCGCGCGCCAAGACGCAGCGGCCGCCACTGTACAAGGTCCTGTTGCTGAACGATGATTTCACGCCGATGGAATTTGTCGTGCATGTGCTGGAACGCCTGTTCAACATGACCCATGCGCAGGCGATCGAGATTATGCTGACCGTGCACCGCAAGGGAATTGCCGTCGTCGGGGTCTTTTCGCATGAGATCGCCGAGACCAAGGTCGCGCAGGTCATGGAACTTGCACGGCGACAGCAGCATCCGCTGCAATGCACCATGGAAAAAGAATAGAAATTGATCGATCCACGTCTTGATCTGGCCTTCGGCGATCAACCGCCCGATGGCGATGTGCTTATCCTGGGGGCCGGTGGCCAAGCCGGGCTGGGCTGCTTTGACCCGGCGCGCAGCCTGCTGGTGCAGGGGCAGTTTGCCGACCACCAGGCGCTGACCGCGCAGGGCTGGACGGTCGTGACCGAGCCGCCCGAGGGGCAGGTTTTCGATATTGCGCTGGTCTGTCTGCCGCGCGCCAAGGCCGAGGCGCATGCGCTGATCCACGCGGCATCGCGGCGCCTGCGCCCCGGTGGCGCGCTGTGGATCGACGGGCAAAAGACAGACGGCGTGGATTCGCTGCTGAAAGACCTGCGCAAACGGGCTGAGATTGTTGAACAGCACAGCAAGGCGCATGGCCGCATCTTTCGCATCGACCGGCCCGAGGGGGATTGGCTGCCGGATGAATGGGCCGCGCAGCCGCACACCGTTGATGGCGGTTTCGTCACCGTGCCGGGCGTGTTTTCAGCCGATGGTGTAGATCCGGGGTCTGCCCTGCTGGTCCGCCACTTGCCGAAACGCCTGCCCACGCGGATGGTCGATCTGGGTGCTGGCTGGGGCTGGCTGGCCGCGCAGGTGCTGGCGCGCGACGGCGTCTCGCAGCTGCATCTGGTCGAGGCCGATCATGCGGCCCTGGGCTGCGCGCGGCAGAACGTCACCGATCCGCGCGCCAGTTTTCATTGGGCCGATGCCCGCGATTTCGCTCTGCCAGAGCCGGTCAATGGCGTGGTGATGAACCCGCCCTTTCACATTGGGCGCGCCGCCGATCCGGGGTTGGGCACCGCCTTTATCGCAACCGCCGCGCGGCTGTTGACGGGGGCGGGCAGGCTGTGGATGGTGGCCAACAGGCATTTGCCCTATGAGACCGCCC is drawn from Paracoccus tegillarcae and contains these coding sequences:
- the clpS gene encoding ATP-dependent Clp protease adapter ClpS — translated: MSEPPDHKDQTDIAVKPRAKTQRPPLYKVLLLNDDFTPMEFVVHVLERLFNMTHAQAIEIMLTVHRKGIAVVGVFSHEIAETKVAQVMELARRQQHPLQCTMEKE
- a CDS encoding class I SAM-dependent methyltransferase, translated to MIDPRLDLAFGDQPPDGDVLILGAGGQAGLGCFDPARSLLVQGQFADHQALTAQGWTVVTEPPEGQVFDIALVCLPRAKAEAHALIHAASRRLRPGGALWIDGQKTDGVDSLLKDLRKRAEIVEQHSKAHGRIFRIDRPEGDWLPDEWAAQPHTVDGGFVTVPGVFSADGVDPGSALLVRHLPKRLPTRMVDLGAGWGWLAAQVLARDGVSQLHLVEADHAALGCARQNVTDPRASFHWADARDFALPEPVNGVVMNPPFHIGRAADPGLGTAFIATAARLLTGAGRLWMVANRHLPYETALTRHFSRVEEIGGDARFKIIEATGAQQSKGRGSKGGKG